Proteins encoded by one window of Chondrinema litorale:
- a CDS encoding ParA family protein, giving the protein MKVLSIATRKGGVGKSTMTIYCASMLFHISFKKGLKIALVDFDDQKSIANQREKELKKKSVIESLAEIYPNDYKERLSSLYPIYSFTYPEYLKKRKELEKNFSYVFLDFPGRVEKEQLDVLKTIDKVATPIVADELDIESGMSYMKMCNDLKIETGWFLNKERNTNFTRMIKARAHDSYFLKVNKNIQKIQNSSGELLSIAERPETYRSHRSTIVPFDDKEKNISSLLKFLIN; this is encoded by the coding sequence ATGAAAGTATTATCAATAGCAACAAGGAAAGGTGGAGTGGGGAAATCAACCATGACGATCTACTGTGCATCCATGCTATTTCACATCAGCTTCAAAAAAGGACTTAAAATAGCCCTTGTAGATTTTGATGACCAGAAATCAATTGCTAACCAGCGCGAAAAGGAGTTGAAAAAGAAATCTGTAATCGAATCTCTGGCTGAGATTTATCCGAACGATTACAAAGAAAGGCTTTCTTCACTCTACCCAATCTACTCTTTCACTTATCCAGAGTATTTGAAGAAGCGTAAAGAGCTTGAGAAGAACTTTAGCTACGTTTTCTTGGATTTCCCTGGTAGGGTAGAGAAAGAGCAGTTAGATGTGCTTAAAACCATCGATAAAGTAGCTACCCCCATTGTTGCAGATGAGTTAGATATCGAATCTGGCATGTCTTACATGAAGATGTGCAACGATTTAAAGATTGAAACTGGTTGGTTTTTGAACAAAGAAAGGAATACCAACTTTACGAGAATGATTAAGGCTAGAGCGCACGATAGCTACTTTTTGAAGGTGAATAAAAATATTCAAAAAATTCAAAATAGCAGCGGAGAGCTCCTCAGCATTGCTGAAAGGCCAGAAACCTACAGAAGTCACAGATCGACCATAGTTCCTTTTGATGACAAGGAAAAAAATATTTCATCACTGCTTAAATTTTTAATCAATTAA